In the genome of Hippoglossus hippoglossus isolate fHipHip1 chromosome 12, fHipHip1.pri, whole genome shotgun sequence, one region contains:
- the rpl28 gene encoding 60S ribosomal protein L28: protein MSAHLQWMVIRNCSSFLLKRNGQTYSTEPNNLKSRNSFRFNGLVHKKTVGVQPAADGKGVVVVLKKRRGQHKPSGSYEKITINKNSRATLNSLRHIIRKNNYRKDLRMAALRRASAILKSQKPVVVKKKRTRATKTA from the exons ATGTCTGCCCATTTGCAGTGGATGGTCATCAGGAACTGCTCCAGCTTCCTTCTCAAGAGGAACGGACAGACCTACAGCACT GAACCCAACAACCTGAAGTCCAGGAACTCTTTCCGCTTCAATGGTTTGGTGCACAAGAAGACTGTTGGTGTTCAGCCAGCGGCCGATGGGAAGGGTGTCGTCGTCGTGCTGAAGAAGCGCAGAG GCCAGCACAAACCTTCCGGTTCTTATGAGAAGATCACAATCAACAAGAACTCCCGTGCCACCCTCAACAGCCTGAGGCACATCATTCGCAAGAACAACTACAGGAAGGACCTGCGCATG GCTGCCCTGCGTCGTGCCAGTGCCATTCTGAAGAGCCAGAAGCCCGTTGTGGTCAAGAAGAAGCGTACCAGGGCTACCAAGACCGCATAA